A single region of the Microcella sp. genome encodes:
- a CDS encoding NAD-dependent succinate-semialdehyde dehydrogenase, which translates to MITEAELLAKVPRGLFIDGAWIDAEGGATMTVTDPSNGTVLAEIASASVADGKKAMDAAASAQASWAATAPRARGELLRKAWELVIERADEFALLMTLEMGKPLAESRGEVTYGAEFLRWFSEEAVRITGRFGENPEGTGHIVVSHAPVGPSFLITPWNFPLAMATRKIAPALAAGCTSIIKPAALTPLTTMYFVKTLEDAGLPAGVVNVVTTAKSGALSAEIIADPRLRKLSFTGSTEVGRVLMKQAADGILRTSMELGGNAPFVVFGDADLDKAVDGVMLAKFRNIGQACTAANRILVQRDVVDEFSRRVTERVAAMKMGRGTDDGVQIGPLVDDNAVKGSHELVEDAVSRGATVTTGGAIPDGAGHFYPATVLTGVVAGTRLLTEEIFGPVLAIVPFDTEDEAVELANATEYGLISYVYTQDLARGMRMISALETGMMGLNAGVISNAAAPFGGVKQSGIGREGSFEGIDEYLTTKYTFVPKA; encoded by the coding sequence ATGATCACCGAAGCCGAACTGCTCGCGAAGGTTCCTCGCGGCCTCTTCATCGACGGCGCCTGGATCGACGCCGAGGGTGGCGCGACCATGACCGTCACCGACCCGTCGAACGGCACCGTTCTCGCCGAGATCGCGAGCGCCTCGGTCGCCGACGGCAAGAAGGCGATGGATGCTGCAGCGAGCGCCCAGGCGAGCTGGGCCGCCACGGCCCCCCGCGCGCGCGGAGAGCTGCTGCGCAAGGCCTGGGAGCTCGTCATCGAGCGCGCCGACGAGTTCGCGCTGCTCATGACGCTCGAGATGGGCAAGCCGCTCGCCGAGTCGCGCGGCGAAGTGACCTACGGCGCCGAGTTCTTGCGCTGGTTCAGCGAAGAGGCTGTGCGCATCACGGGCCGCTTCGGCGAGAACCCCGAGGGCACGGGACACATCGTGGTCTCGCACGCCCCCGTCGGGCCGTCGTTCTTGATCACGCCCTGGAACTTTCCGCTCGCCATGGCCACGCGCAAGATCGCACCCGCGCTCGCCGCGGGCTGCACCTCGATCATCAAGCCGGCCGCGCTCACCCCGCTCACGACGATGTACTTCGTCAAGACGCTCGAAGATGCCGGCTTGCCTGCCGGGGTCGTGAACGTCGTCACGACGGCGAAGTCAGGCGCGCTCTCGGCCGAGATCATCGCCGACCCGCGCTTGCGCAAGCTCAGCTTCACGGGCTCGACCGAGGTGGGCCGCGTGCTCATGAAGCAGGCCGCCGACGGCATTCTGCGCACCTCGATGGAGCTCGGCGGCAACGCACCCTTCGTCGTCTTCGGCGACGCCGACCTCGACAAGGCTGTCGACGGCGTCATGCTCGCGAAGTTCCGCAACATCGGGCAGGCGTGCACCGCGGCGAACCGCATCCTCGTGCAGCGCGATGTCGTGGACGAGTTCAGCCGTCGCGTCACCGAGCGCGTCGCCGCCATGAAGATGGGCCGCGGCACCGACGACGGCGTGCAGATCGGCCCCCTCGTCGACGACAACGCGGTGAAGGGCTCGCACGAGCTGGTGGAAGACGCCGTGTCTCGCGGTGCGACCGTCACGACGGGCGGCGCGATTCCCGACGGGGCCGGGCACTTCTACCCCGCGACAGTTCTCACGGGAGTCGTCGCCGGCACGCGGCTGCTCACCGAAGAGATCTTCGGCCCGGTGCTCGCGATCGTTCCCTTCGACACCGAAGACGAGGCCGTCGAGCTTGCCAACGCGACCGAGTACGGGCTCATCTCCTACGTCTACACACAGGATCTCGCCCGCGGAATGCGCATGATCTCGGCGCTCGAGACGGGCATGATGGGTCTCAACGCGGGCGTCATCTCCAACGCCGCGGCGCCCTTCGGCGGCGTCAAGCAGTCGGGCATCGGCCGCGAGGGCTCGTTCGAGGGCATCGACGAATACCTCACCACGAAGTACACCTTCGTGCCGAAGGCGTAG
- a CDS encoding TIGR03619 family F420-dependent LLM class oxidoreductase, with the protein MSIRWVMVLTENDAIVDSRDLAGLVELAVTAERCGVDAVMLSDHIALGPSAGANGVMANLRDYAAPGNQDPATAWPSSIVLLSAIAQATTALRLVAGAIIFPLRHPLQLAKDLGTLDLLSQGRLVVLPTVSWHEDEYAALGVPFSRRGAMLDEQLEVVTRAWRESPVRHEGEVYRFDDVWLEPGPFRPGGPPLWFGGQGMHPPLVRRIVQYGSGLNPFGTLTADDLGTLERAMTEAGRSMSELELVGGIRGRFDGPDAIADIDEALEALPRQVEQGYTSICFKPAMFCRTADEVPDLIAHLIARGEALTA; encoded by the coding sequence GTGAGCATCCGGTGGGTCATGGTCTTGACCGAGAACGACGCGATCGTCGACTCGCGCGACCTCGCAGGGCTCGTCGAGCTCGCCGTCACCGCCGAACGCTGCGGCGTCGATGCCGTCATGCTGAGCGACCACATCGCCCTCGGCCCGTCAGCCGGCGCGAACGGCGTCATGGCGAACCTGCGCGACTACGCCGCCCCCGGCAATCAAGACCCGGCGACCGCGTGGCCGAGTTCGATCGTGCTGCTGTCGGCCATTGCGCAGGCGACGACGGCGCTACGGCTCGTGGCCGGGGCGATCATCTTTCCGCTGCGGCACCCGCTGCAGCTCGCGAAAGACCTCGGCACGCTCGACCTGCTGTCGCAGGGCCGGCTCGTCGTGCTGCCGACGGTGAGCTGGCATGAGGACGAGTACGCGGCGCTCGGGGTGCCCTTCTCGCGCCGCGGGGCGATGCTCGACGAGCAGCTCGAGGTGGTGACGCGCGCCTGGCGCGAGTCGCCCGTGCGGCACGAGGGAGAGGTCTACCGGTTCGACGACGTGTGGCTCGAGCCGGGGCCGTTCCGGCCGGGCGGCCCGCCACTCTGGTTCGGCGGACAGGGCATGCACCCTCCGCTCGTGCGCCGCATCGTGCAGTACGGCTCCGGCCTCAACCCGTTCGGCACGCTCACCGCCGATGACCTCGGCACGCTCGAGCGGGCGATGACCGAAGCCGGCAGATCGATGAGTGAGCTCGAACTCGTGGGGGGCATCCGGGGCCGATTCGACGGGCCGGATGCGATCGCCGACATCGACGAAGCGCTCGAAGCGCTGCCCCGGCAGGTCGAGCAGGGTTACACGAGCATCTGCTTCAAGCCTGCGATGTTCTGCCGCACGGCCGACGAGGTGCCCGACCTCATCGCGCACCTCATCGCGCGGGGCGAGGCGCTCACCGCCTGA
- a CDS encoding ZIP family zinc transporter, whose translation MLNAVAAGAVGLAAASFLVVGAAIGWFVRVPAAAVAGVMAFGAGALISTLAFELVAEAHAVGGLVPTLGGFLAGAVAYVLADLALARRGARARKRSIALQSEPGVHAAPAATASTGVGLAVAIGALLDGVPESLVLGLSIAQGGAVSIPILVAVAVSNIPEGLSSAAGMKHEGRSARYVFGVWGGIALISGVAAMLGFVVLVGAGPEVVAVVTTIAAGGIMAMVANTMIPEAFAADRSFTGLWAALGFALAFALHQLA comes from the coding sequence ATGCTCAACGCCGTGGCCGCCGGAGCCGTAGGGCTCGCCGCCGCGAGCTTTCTCGTCGTCGGCGCCGCCATCGGGTGGTTCGTGCGGGTGCCGGCCGCGGCCGTCGCCGGAGTCATGGCGTTCGGCGCGGGCGCGCTGATCTCGACGCTCGCGTTCGAGCTGGTCGCCGAAGCGCACGCCGTGGGCGGGCTGGTGCCGACCCTCGGCGGGTTTCTCGCCGGCGCCGTGGCCTACGTGCTCGCCGACCTCGCGCTCGCGCGTCGGGGGGCTCGCGCGCGCAAACGCTCCATCGCGCTGCAGAGCGAGCCTGGGGTGCACGCGGCACCGGCCGCGACCGCGAGCACCGGAGTCGGGTTGGCCGTCGCGATCGGAGCACTGCTCGACGGGGTGCCCGAGAGCCTCGTGCTGGGGTTGTCGATCGCGCAGGGTGGTGCGGTGAGCATCCCGATTCTGGTGGCGGTCGCCGTGTCGAATATTCCGGAAGGGCTCTCGAGCGCAGCGGGCATGAAGCACGAAGGGCGCAGCGCGCGATACGTGTTCGGCGTCTGGGGCGGCATCGCACTCATCTCGGGAGTCGCCGCGATGCTCGGCTTCGTCGTGCTCGTCGGCGCGGGGCCTGAGGTCGTCGCCGTGGTCACCACCATCGCCGCCGGGGGCATCATGGCGATGGTCGCGAACACGATGATTCCAGAAGCCTTCGCCGCCGACCGCTCGTTCACCGGGCTCTGGGCTGCGCTCGGTTTCGCGCTCGCGTTCGCGCTGCACCAGCTGGCGTGA
- a CDS encoding CpaF family protein, which translates to MPSAVSVITERVRERVRTERLDLSADPTVAERLVRDELRAYAERSLAGTLPPLPDEQAALGHVLADLTGYGPLQPYFDDPEVEEIWINAPDAVFIARAGVTERVDAHLTDDQVRTLVERMLQSTGRRVDLSSPFVDASLPDGSRLHVVIPDVTRRHWAVNVRKFSQRIGSLERLVELGSLPPRAAEFLRMSVLAGCNILVSGATHSGKTTLLGAMLASARPADRVVTVEETFELNLGARDVVAMQCRTPNLEGTGEITLRRLIKEALRMRPDRLVVGEVREAESLDLLIALNSGLPGMCSIHANSARDALVKLSTLPLLAGRNIDSGFVVPTVASAIDLVVHCELVKGGRRRIAEIVAPTGAVVEAVIEADTLFGMLDGALAPTGVLPARAERFTGAGFDPAMLLRPEAPAAAPAHEGSRA; encoded by the coding sequence ATGCCCTCCGCCGTCAGTGTGATCACCGAGCGCGTGCGCGAGCGGGTGCGCACAGAGCGGCTCGACTTGAGCGCTGACCCGACCGTGGCCGAGCGTCTGGTGCGCGACGAGCTGCGGGCCTACGCCGAGCGGTCGCTCGCCGGCACCTTGCCCCCGCTGCCCGACGAGCAGGCCGCCCTCGGCCACGTGCTGGCCGATCTCACCGGGTATGGGCCGCTCCAGCCCTACTTCGACGACCCCGAGGTGGAGGAGATCTGGATCAACGCCCCCGACGCCGTCTTCATCGCGCGGGCGGGCGTCACCGAACGAGTGGATGCTCACCTCACCGACGACCAGGTGCGCACCCTCGTCGAGCGCATGCTGCAGAGCACGGGCAGGCGCGTCGACCTGAGCAGCCCCTTCGTCGACGCGAGTCTGCCCGACGGGTCGCGGCTGCACGTGGTCATTCCCGATGTGACTCGACGGCACTGGGCCGTCAACGTGCGCAAGTTCTCGCAGCGCATCGGCAGTCTCGAGCGGCTCGTCGAACTGGGCTCGCTGCCGCCACGGGCCGCGGAGTTTCTGCGCATGAGCGTGCTCGCCGGCTGCAACATCTTGGTGAGCGGCGCGACGCACTCGGGCAAGACGACCCTGTTGGGCGCGATGCTCGCGAGCGCGCGACCCGCCGACCGCGTCGTGACGGTCGAAGAGACTTTTGAGCTCAACCTGGGCGCGCGAGATGTGGTCGCGATGCAGTGCCGCACGCCCAACCTCGAGGGCACGGGCGAGATCACCCTGCGGCGCCTCATCAAAGAGGCGCTGCGCATGCGCCCCGACCGGCTCGTGGTCGGCGAAGTGCGCGAGGCCGAGTCGCTCGACCTGCTTATCGCGCTCAACTCGGGGCTGCCGGGCATGTGCTCGATCCACGCGAACAGTGCGCGCGATGCCCTGGTGAAGCTGTCGACTCTGCCCCTGCTGGCGGGCCGCAACATCGACTCGGGCTTCGTCGTGCCGACGGTCGCGAGCGCGATCGACCTCGTCGTGCACTGCGAACTCGTGAAGGGCGGCCGGCGCCGCATCGCAGAGATCGTTGCGCCTACGGGCGCCGTCGTCGAGGCAGTGATCGAGGCAGACACGTTGTTCGGGATGCTCGACGGAGCTCTCGCCCCCACCGGAGTTCTGCCGGCGCGCGCCGAACGGTTCACCGGCGCGGGTTTCGACCCCGCCATGCTGCTGCGCCCCGAGGCTCCCGCGGCAGCCCCGGCGCACGAGGGCTCACGCGCATGA
- a CDS encoding type II secretion system F family protein codes for MTLLAALLLAAGVLLVASPWLWPRRERPADTRRDALAPLAELLARAGVSSVSPVVLVAIILMAGLAGGAVSLIIVPVVALAPIAAVVAAAVPVLVLRSRAATRRRALRAVWPDVVDHLLSGVRAGLSLPQAVAALADAAPDAVRPAFREFRRDYLRSAQFTECLDTLKSTLADPVADRIIETVRMAREVGGTEMPSVLRSLSHYLRADAAVRSEVDARQSWVRTAARLGVVAPWVVLLMLSTRPEAAAAYNTAGGAVLVAGGLAATLVAYRLMIALGRLPEEGRWFR; via the coding sequence ATGACCCTGCTCGCTGCACTGCTGCTCGCCGCGGGTGTGCTGCTCGTCGCGTCTCCGTGGCTGTGGCCGCGTCGAGAGCGGCCCGCAGATACTCGCCGCGACGCGCTGGCCCCGCTCGCCGAGCTGCTCGCCCGTGCGGGAGTCAGCAGTGTGTCACCCGTGGTGCTCGTGGCGATCATCCTGATGGCGGGTCTTGCCGGGGGAGCAGTGTCGCTCATCATCGTGCCCGTCGTCGCGCTCGCTCCGATCGCGGCGGTCGTGGCGGCGGCAGTGCCGGTGCTGGTGCTGCGCAGTCGCGCTGCCACGCGGCGACGAGCCCTGCGCGCCGTCTGGCCCGATGTCGTCGATCATTTGCTCTCGGGGGTGCGCGCGGGGCTGAGCCTGCCGCAGGCGGTGGCGGCGCTCGCCGACGCTGCGCCCGATGCGGTGCGGCCCGCGTTTCGCGAGTTCCGCCGCGACTACCTGCGCTCGGCACAATTCACCGAGTGCCTCGACACACTCAAGTCGACCCTCGCCGACCCGGTCGCCGACCGCATCATCGAGACGGTGCGCATGGCGCGCGAGGTCGGTGGCACCGAGATGCCGAGCGTGCTGCGCTCGCTGTCGCACTACCTGCGCGCCGATGCGGCGGTGCGATCAGAGGTCGACGCGCGGCAGTCGTGGGTGCGCACCGCCGCTCGTCTCGGAGTGGTCGCACCATGGGTGGTGCTGCTCATGCTGAGCACGAGGCCCGAAGCGGCCGCCGCCTACAACACGGCGGGCGGCGCCGTGCTCGTCGCGGGCGGGCTCGCCGCGACCCTCGTGGCCTACCGGCTCATGATCGCGCTCGGGCGACTGCCCGAAGAGGGCCGGTGGTTTCGATGA
- a CDS encoding type II secretion system F family protein — protein sequence MTPLFAAGALAGLTLGVGLWVIVSTMPRLGRPRLVNRLAPYLVDVSPEARAMTAGRRSDPLPVFGALAAPVVEWAQRLLGTLVGGEDVIRVRLRQSGSALTVAGHRTRQLFAALIGAALGIVLAIAAARNDAPFVPVAVVAMVAGAVGGIAAADALLAHAARRRAARIAEEFPTVVEFLALSVAAGESILDALRRVARTGSGELAREIEHVVRRAAAGHPFAAALAELRDGLEIAAVGRLVDQILAALDRGTPLADVLRAHALDARDESKRRLLEAAGTREVAMLVPLVFLILPVTVLFAVWPGLMVLQLGF from the coding sequence ATGACGCCGTTGTTCGCCGCCGGGGCGCTCGCCGGTCTCACGCTGGGTGTCGGGCTCTGGGTGATCGTCTCGACGATGCCACGGCTCGGTCGCCCGCGCCTGGTGAACCGCCTCGCCCCCTACCTGGTCGACGTCTCGCCCGAGGCTCGCGCGATGACGGCTGGCCGCCGCTCAGATCCGCTGCCGGTGTTCGGAGCCCTCGCTGCACCGGTCGTCGAGTGGGCACAACGCCTGCTCGGCACACTCGTCGGCGGTGAAGACGTCATTCGCGTGAGGCTGCGCCAGTCGGGCTCGGCGCTCACCGTCGCCGGGCACCGCACGCGGCAGCTCTTCGCCGCGCTCATCGGGGCCGCGCTCGGCATCGTGCTCGCGATCGCCGCGGCTCGCAACGATGCGCCGTTCGTGCCGGTGGCGGTCGTCGCGATGGTCGCGGGTGCCGTGGGTGGCATCGCGGCGGCGGATGCCCTGCTCGCCCATGCCGCCCGCCGACGCGCGGCGCGCATCGCCGAGGAGTTTCCGACGGTGGTCGAGTTTCTCGCACTGAGCGTCGCGGCGGGCGAGAGCATATTGGATGCCCTGCGTCGCGTCGCCCGCACCGGCTCAGGCGAACTGGCCAGAGAGATCGAGCACGTCGTGCGCCGAGCCGCGGCCGGTCATCCGTTCGCGGCGGCGCTCGCCGAGTTGCGCGACGGCCTCGAGATCGCGGCGGTCGGCCGCCTGGTCGATCAGATCCTCGCCGCCCTCGACCGCGGAACCCCGCTCGCCGACGTGCTGCGCGCCCACGCCCTCGACGCGCGCGACGAGTCGAAGCGGCGCCTGCTCGAAGCCGCCGGCACCCGAGAGGTCGCGATGCTCGTCCCCCTTGTGTTCCTCATCCTGCCCGTGACGGTGCTCTTCGCCGTGTGGCCGGGGCTCATGGTGCTGCAGCTCGGGTTCTAA
- a CDS encoding DUF4190 domain-containing protein translates to MDTRTATGLIFIGVLVVLGAILVVRARALREKEYRSWLDSYHAATAQPETDPARLRERWTAELRARNAPRRTVAFAQNHTLVAATGGGGVQPPPPIIEPRTNTLALLSFIFCLLGGLLGIVFGHIALAQIRRTGENGRGLAIAGLVLGYSWLGFFLAFFIVTLAITIMR, encoded by the coding sequence GTGGACACGAGAACGGCGACTGGCCTGATCTTCATCGGCGTTCTCGTCGTACTTGGGGCCATCCTCGTTGTTCGTGCGAGAGCACTGCGCGAGAAGGAGTACCGCTCCTGGCTCGACTCTTATCACGCCGCGACAGCACAGCCCGAAACCGACCCCGCCCGCCTTCGCGAACGGTGGACAGCTGAGCTTCGTGCACGAAACGCGCCCCGCCGCACAGTTGCCTTTGCGCAGAACCACACCCTTGTCGCTGCCACTGGCGGCGGCGGCGTGCAGCCTCCGCCGCCAATCATCGAGCCTCGCACAAACACTCTGGCGCTACTGTCTTTCATCTTCTGTCTGCTCGGTGGCCTGCTGGGTATCGTCTTCGGACACATTGCGCTCGCGCAGATCCGACGGACTGGAGAAAACGGTCGAGGGCTCGCGATTGCGGGGTTGGTGCTCGGCTACAGCTGGTTGGGCTTCTTTCTTGCCTTCTTCATCGTGACTCTGGCCATCACCATCATGCGTTGA
- a CDS encoding SRPBCC family protein has translation MTTPTPTGTVAEGDRGPEVRITRRFAASIDDVWAAVTESDRLERWIGRWEGDPASGRLTFYMTAEGDDVEGEEFTIIDCDPPRRFAADTRVGAQTWHLRLELDAADGITTLVFSQLLGDDDMANVGPGWEYYLDRLAAVLRGDDAAVVEWSDYYPAMSEYYAALSAQ, from the coding sequence ATGACGACGCCAACCCCGACAGGAACCGTCGCAGAGGGTGATCGCGGGCCCGAAGTGCGCATTACTCGCAGGTTCGCAGCATCGATCGATGACGTCTGGGCCGCCGTCACCGAATCTGATCGACTCGAACGCTGGATCGGGCGGTGGGAGGGCGACCCCGCAAGCGGCCGACTGACGTTCTACATGACCGCTGAAGGCGACGATGTCGAAGGCGAAGAGTTCACGATCATCGACTGCGACCCTCCTCGACGGTTTGCCGCAGACACACGGGTAGGCGCTCAGACCTGGCACTTGCGGCTCGAGCTCGACGCCGCCGACGGCATCACGACTCTCGTCTTCTCGCAACTGCTGGGTGATGACGACATGGCGAATGTCGGCCCGGGGTGGGAGTACTACCTCGATCGCTTGGCCGCGGTGCTGCGCGGAGACGACGCCGCCGTAGTCGAGTGGAGTGACTACTACCCCGCGATGAGCGAGTACTACGCGGCACTGTCGGCGCAGTAA
- a CDS encoding helix-turn-helix transcriptional regulator, with translation MDPFAALADETRRRLLVAIASAPRTAGALATTEPISRPAISRHLRVLREEGLVRVTTVGRTRIYSIDHDGLAPVQALLDSITSASAPPAPQPPIAVERLDALDLEIRRAVRDHRTSSPREETA, from the coding sequence GTGGACCCCTTCGCGGCACTAGCCGACGAGACACGACGGCGACTGCTCGTCGCCATCGCGAGTGCGCCCCGCACGGCGGGCGCACTCGCCACGACCGAGCCCATCTCTCGCCCCGCAATTAGTCGGCATCTGAGGGTGCTGCGCGAGGAAGGGCTCGTGCGCGTCACGACCGTCGGTCGCACGCGCATCTACTCGATCGACCATGACGGCCTCGCCCCGGTGCAAGCGCTGCTCGACTCGATCACATCGGCAAGCGCGCCACCCGCGCCACAGCCGCCCATCGCGGTCGAGCGACTCGATGCCCTTGACCTCGAAATTCGACGCGCCGTTCGAGACCACCGCACCAGCAGCCCACGTGAGGAGACAGCATGA
- a CDS encoding GTPase has protein sequence MSATKPTLDERLAALRTVTESGAARMPTSIADEAQSLLQQADARRSRSPEHIVVGVFGATGSGKSSLVNALVGDEVAKAHVRRPTTSQALAVTWDSAGAAELLDWLQIRERVERTEPIDPRAGKLVLVDLPDVDSIEAGNRAIAERLAGQVDALLWVVDPQKYADDVLHAQFIAPHARHAAVTLVVLNQVDLLATADRASVVASLQAIVSRDGLPRARVLPVSARTLDGVDALRAAIGDLAASKAVRDARLTADVQTLAERIDDPGAAARLDARAAARLRDEIGTAAGVEVVAAAVASSYRKRAGQVTGWPLVSWIGRLRADPLTRLGLGPRRRGADPDVHRTSMPLLSAGAQARLSLAVRTFADTAASDLTGPWKAAVRTAADGALDRLPADLDLAIARTPLPAKGSWWWALVGIVQWFALLTGVVGALWLVGASLLPTFGMPALLIPQVESGPLEGWAVPTLLIIAAVLVGVLLGLISAALSALTAGARRRRTRRRLLASIDEVVQRDVVAPVAVELDRARAVSAALAVARR, from the coding sequence GTGAGCGCGACCAAGCCCACACTCGACGAGCGGCTGGCCGCTCTGCGCACCGTGACCGAATCGGGTGCTGCGCGCATGCCGACCTCGATCGCCGACGAGGCGCAGTCGCTGCTGCAGCAGGCCGACGCCCGTCGGTCTCGGTCGCCCGAGCACATCGTCGTCGGCGTCTTTGGCGCGACCGGCTCGGGCAAGTCGAGCCTCGTCAACGCGCTCGTCGGCGACGAGGTGGCGAAGGCGCACGTGCGCAGGCCGACCACCTCGCAGGCACTCGCCGTCACGTGGGACTCGGCCGGGGCCGCCGAACTGCTCGACTGGCTGCAGATTCGCGAACGCGTCGAGCGCACTGAGCCGATCGACCCGCGCGCGGGCAAGCTCGTGCTCGTCGACCTTCCTGACGTCGACTCGATCGAGGCAGGCAATCGGGCGATCGCCGAACGCTTGGCCGGCCAGGTGGATGCCCTGCTCTGGGTCGTCGACCCGCAGAAGTATGCCGACGACGTGCTGCACGCCCAGTTCATCGCGCCGCACGCTCGGCACGCGGCGGTCACGCTCGTCGTGCTCAACCAGGTGGATCTGCTCGCGACTGCAGACCGGGCATCCGTCGTCGCATCGTTGCAGGCGATCGTGTCGCGCGACGGCCTGCCCCGTGCCCGCGTTCTGCCGGTGAGTGCGCGCACGCTCGACGGCGTCGACGCCCTGCGAGCTGCGATCGGCGACCTCGCCGCGTCGAAGGCCGTTCGCGATGCCCGCCTCACCGCCGACGTGCAGACCCTTGCCGAGCGCATCGACGACCCGGGGGCGGCGGCTCGCCTCGACGCTCGTGCGGCTGCTCGTCTGCGAGACGAGATCGGCACCGCAGCGGGAGTCGAGGTCGTCGCCGCCGCCGTCGCCAGCTCATACCGCAAGCGTGCTGGGCAAGTCACCGGATGGCCGCTCGTCTCATGGATCGGCCGGCTGCGTGCCGACCCACTCACGCGATTGGGGCTCGGGCCTCGGCGTCGGGGGGCTGACCCCGACGTGCACCGCACGAGCATGCCCCTGCTCAGCGCTGGTGCTCAGGCTCGCCTGTCGCTCGCCGTTCGCACGTTCGCCGACACCGCGGCCTCTGATCTCACCGGACCGTGGAAGGCCGCCGTGCGCACCGCCGCTGACGGCGCGCTCGACCGGCTGCCCGCCGACCTCGATCTCGCGATCGCGCGCACTCCCCTGCCCGCGAAGGGCTCGTGGTGGTGGGCGTTGGTGGGCATCGTGCAGTGGTTCGCTCTGCTGACGGGCGTGGTGGGCGCGCTGTGGCTCGTCGGCGCCTCACTGCTCCCGACGTTCGGGATGCCCGCTCTGCTCATTCCGCAAGTCGAGTCTGGCCCGCTCGAGGGCTGGGCTGTTCCCACGCTGCTGATCATCGCGGCCGTGCTCGTCGGAGTGCTGCTCGGGCTCATCTCGGCCGCGCTGAGCGCCCTGACAGCTGGCGCGCGCCGGCGTCGCACGCGCCGACGCCTGCTCGCCTCGATCGACGAAGTCGTTCAGCGCGATGTCGTCGCACCCGTCGCGGTCGAGCTCGACCGCGCACGTGCGGTGAGCGCTGCGCTCGCGGTCGCTCGGCGCTGA